A genomic region of Raphanus sativus cultivar WK10039 chromosome 6, ASM80110v3, whole genome shotgun sequence contains the following coding sequences:
- the LOC130495690 gene encoding uncharacterized protein LOC130495690 — MEPESLCARVVRSIYYLTGDFLEARLGARPSYAWRSILFGRDLLLKGLRRNVGSGETINVWMDKWLFAAEPIAPMRKQIIYDLELRVCDLINPQTRTWDRGKLVEVFFQSDIEKILKIKPAFGTNDSYEWVHNKWGAYSVRSGYWLACSLDQTAVRVSAQTKPSLNDLRSQVWKISTAPKIKKFLWKALSNALGVADECIARGMKVDPRCPKCGEEGESINHVLFTCPAARLVWANSGFPFLQRGFEHCSLYTNVSYLISKGKDQQVSKEIGRSFPWILWMLWKNKNAFIFEGKHNDADETVAKCLEDSKRWFDVLETAKRDGSETKRRGGDSRVWKAPERGVVKCNIGISWIKKTRVAGMGWIVRNSEGVTVLHSRRAFSGVPSLLEAKRLGLVWAAESMLSHKIQRVRFEVEDCEVVGAVNRPKAWPAYRSHGGGIREIMSKIADWEVLLEER; from the coding sequence ATGGAGCCTGAATCTCTGTGTGCAAGAGTGGTGCGTAGCATATATTACCTTACTGGAGACTTCCTAGAAGCTAGGCTTGGAGCTAGGCCGTCATATGCGTGGAGAAGTATTCTGTTTGGTCGTGATCTGCTGCTGAAGGGACTAAGGCGCAATGTGGGATCGGGGGAGACCATAAACGTTTGGATGGATAAATGGCTCTTTGCTGCTGAACCCATTGCTCCAATGaggaaacaaataatttatgaTCTGGAGCTCAGGGTGTGTGATCTCATTAACCCACAAACAAGAACATGGGATAGAGGGAAGTTGGTGGAAGTATTTTTCCAAAGTGATATCGAGAAAATCCTGAAGATCAAGCCAGCGTTTGGGACCAATGACTCGTATGAGTGGGTACACAACAAATGGGGAGCATACTCGGTGAGATCGGGATACTGGTTAGCGTGTTCTCTTGATCAAACAGCGGTTAGAGTTTCAGCTCAGACTAAGCCTTCTCTAAATGACTTGAGGAGTCAAGTGTGGAAGATTAGTACTGCACCGAAGATTAAAAAATTTCTATGGAAGGCGCTTTCAAATGCCTTAGGTGTGGCCGACGAGTGCATTGCAAGAGGAATGAAGGTAGACCCCAGATGTCCAAAGTGTGGAGAAGAAGGCGAGTCTATTAACCATGTCTTGTTCACTTGCCCAGCAGCTCGTTTGGTTTGGGCTAACTCGGGATTCCCTTTCCTGCAAAGAGGTTTTGAGCATTGTTCTTTATATACAAATGTTAGTTACCTGATATCCAAAGGAAAAGATCAACAGGTTTCGAAGGAGATTGGAAGGAGCTTTCCATGGATTCTATGGATGTTGTGGAAAAACAAAAATGCATTCATTTTTGAGGGCAAACACAATGATGCAGATGAGACGGTAGCAAAGTGTCTGGAGGATTCGAAGCGATGGTTTGATGTGTTGGAAACGGCGAAACGGGATGGGAGTGAGACGAAACGAAGGGGTGGAGATAGTAGGGTGTGGAAGGCACCAGAGAGAGGAGTTGTGAAGTGTAATATTGGAATTTCTTGGATCAAAAAGACGAGAGTAGCAGGAATGGGGTGGATTGTTAGAAACAGTGAAGGTGTTACTGTGTTACATAGCAGAAGAGCTTTTAGTGGTGTTCCGTCGCTTTTGGAGGCAAAACGTTTGGGATTGGTGTGGGCTGCAGAGAGCATGCTGTCTCATAAAATTCAGAGGGTAAGGTTTGAGGTGGAGGATTGTGAAGTGGTGGGAGCGGTGAATAGACCGAAAGCGTGGCCTGCCTATCGCTCACATGGAGGGGGAATAAGAGAGATCATGAGTAAGATTGCAGACTGGGAAGTGCTGTTAGAAGAGAGGTGA
- the LOC130494646 gene encoding uncharacterized protein LOC130494646, translated as MRFVKIRVWQDERSVSNVYNVSSIAINPDMKDVEYFMALFSNVNMSTAFVEPKPLSMVSTISDEDDFFVVTPQKTISEILDSRKVERCFLICTVAAIDIDMGWFYMTCKVCGNKVETRPNHCHGERTTAVDNRWLSYCTTCKILSPKLLPKYKLHLVVLDNTGHSKLLLLDDVVLQLLHQPCYYGNTDGIVGVQYQNVLRTALANIVGKTFTFKIIVDKENYMYKDDTFKVVNIITSPYMINGFHVSVYPKGSCHTFSPLLYDDNEVSELSTLILGNTRESSTSTGLTPAKRKRLTTENLEEQNSNSEALGLRPNSRIKIEKKVKVAETYLHGDI; from the exons ATGAGGTTTGTTAAGATCAGAGTTTGGCAAG ATGAGCGAAGTGTTTCCAATGTATACAATGTGTCGAGTATTGCCATTAATCCCGATATGAAAGACGTAGAATATTTTATGGCATT GTTTTCTAACGTTAATATGTCAACCGCATTTGTGGAGCCGAAACCACTTTCGATGGTTTCAACGATATCGGATGAAGATGATTTCTTTGTTGTCACGCCACAGAAAACCATCTCTGAAATACTTGACTCGAGAAAG GTGGAGAGGTGTTTTCTCATATGCACTGTTGCTGCGATTGATATTGATATGGGTTGGTTCTATATGACTTGCAAAGTATGTGGCAATAAAGTGGAAACAAGGCCTAATCATTGTCATGGTGAAAGAACCACAGCAGTGGATAATCGTTGGCTTTCATATTGTACTACGTGCAAGATTCTAAGTCCTAAGCTATTGCCAAA GTACAAGTTACATTTGGTTGTACTTGATAATACCGGCCACAGCAAGTTGTTATTGTTAGATGATGTTGTTCTCCAATTGCTCCATCAACCTTGCTACTATGGAAATACAGATGGCATTGTTGGA GTTCAATACCAGAATGTTTTACGCACGGCTCTCGCTAATATAGTTGGTAAAACGTTTACGTTCAAGATCATAGTAGACAAGGAAAACTACATGTACAAGGACGACACGTTCAAGGTGGTTAATATTATCACGAGCCCTTATATGATCAACGGGTTTCACGTGTCAGTTTATCCTAAG GGAAGTTGTCACACTTTTTCTCCACTATTATATGACGACAATGAAGTCTCTGAG CTTTCTACATTGATACTTGGTAATACTCGCGAGAGCTCTACATCAACCGGTCTGACTCCAGCTAAACGCAAAAGATTAACAACCGAAAATTTAGAGGAACAAAATAGCAACAGTGAAGCATTAGGACTTCGACCTAATTCTAGGATCAAGATAGAGAAGAAGGTTAAAGTGGCTGAAACTTATTTGCATGGCGACATCTAG
- the LOC108808252 gene encoding replication protein A 70 kDa DNA-binding subunit C-like: protein MSINPVSDVKPFKTMWKIKVKVIRLWKQYSAAAGETIEMVLCDVTGDKIHASVKKELVARFDHFLKQENSLMLINFAVTHSFGSYRTTNHAYRISFLSTTRVRQYEELPENLKGFEPVKFNEVLDGTASPDFLVDIIGQIVEMSHIEHVNVNWKDTEKISIELRNSHDEKLPVVLWGKFACDVNDAMQVRDKHCTILVLRFGKIKEWKEAISVSNAYNVSEIGLNLPWAEVENFSASLPKDDLPLAIVESKYAATGKGVSDKDDFFIHTPRKNHCRSEGNKTGQLPINDDDGNDDDDLNHVYYCVKCDSYNPVIVPRYKLHLIVLDSTNNTKLMVFDNLAVQLLNMPCLKIVGPSNLKEIEETNVVPPALNTIIGKTCLFKIQIERENFVYKHDTYKVLKMITNTNLITDFEESTSPVVSEEGLLHDVDTQSSAPETSVANQTSDQSESFYLTPAKRIRAVNTELDDLAQDESSVTRNAGSVNIKKEKFAKSG from the exons ATGTCTATCAATCCTGTTTCCGATGTTAAGCCGTTTAAGACCATGTGGAAGATCAAGGTGAAGGTTATCCGGTTGTGGAAACAATACTCAGCCGCTGCTGGTGAAACCATCGAAATGGTTCTTTGCGATGTTACG gGTGATAAGATTCATGCATCGGTGAAGAAGGAGTTGGTTGCTAGATTCGATCATTTCCTAAAACAAGAAAATTCGTTGATGTTGATCAATTTTGCTGTCACTCATTCTTTTGGTTCCTACAGAACCACTAACCATGCATACAGGATTAGTTTCCTGTCAACCACCCGTGTACGACAATATGAGGAACTACCTGAGAATTTGAAAGGGTTTGAGCCCGTGAAGTTCAATGAAGTACTAGATGGTACTGCATCACCTGACTTCTTGGTTG ATATAATAGGCCAAATCGTTGAAATGAGTCATATTGAACATGTTAACGTCAATTGGAAAGACACGGAGAAGATCTCTATAGAGCTGCGAAATTCTCA TGATGAAAAACTTCCTGTCGTTTTGTGGGGTAAATTCGCTTGTGATGTTAATGACGCGATGCAAGTTCGAGATAAACATTGTACCATTTTGGTTTTGCGATTCGGGAAAATCAAAGAGTGGAAAG AAGCAATAAGTGTCAGCAATGCCTACAATGTTAGTGAAATTGGATTGAATTTACCATGGGCTGAAGTGGAAAATTTCAGTGCAAG TTTGCCTAAGGATGACCTTCCTTTAGCAATTGTCGAGTCCAAGTATGCAGCTACGGGAAAAGGTGTTTCGGATAAAGATGATTTCTTTATACATACTCCAAGAAAAAACCATTGCAGAAGTGAAGGAAACAAAACAGGTCAATTGc CGAtcaatgatgatgatggtaaTGACGACGATGATCTGAATCACGTATACTATTGTGTCAAGTGTGATAGTTACAATCCGGTGATTGTTCCAAG gtATAAGTTGCATTTGATTGTGCTTGATAGCACAAACAACACTAAGTTGATGGTGTTCGATAATCTTGCTGTGCAACTCCTCAATATGCCATGCTTAAAGATAGTTGGTCCGTCAAACTTAAAAGAG ATCGAGGAAACCAATGTGGTTCCTCCGGCTCTTAACACCATCATTGGTAAAACGTGcttattcaaaattcaaattgaAAGGGAGAACTTTGTCTACAAACATGATACGTACAAGGTTCTGAAGATGATCACTAACACAAATTTGATTACGGATTTTGAAGAAAGTACCTCTCCAGTT GTAAGCGAGGAAGGTTTACTTCATGATGTGGATACTCAATCATCTGCACCTGag ACCTCAGTTGCTAATCAAACATCAGATCAGTCGGAGTCTTTCTATCTGACTCCTGCTAAACGAATTAGGGCAGTGAACACTGAATTGGATGACCTTGCTCAAGACGAGAGTTCTGTTACAAGGAATGCCGGTTCCGTGAACATTAAGAAGGAAAAGTTTGCTAAAAGTGGCTGA